In Flavivirga abyssicola, the following are encoded in one genomic region:
- a CDS encoding SDR family oxidoreductase, which produces MDLGLKGKVVVISGAAGIEGSIGETILQRLADEGAIPAIIDRNARGFGYAEKLQKRGIDALFCQTDVTNPDQVKNAMDTISEKYGKIDIVINNVGVNDGAGLDASYEDFMNSLKLNMVSYFLVVKHALPLLKKSKGNILNIGSKVGLTGQGGTSGYAASKGGVLGLTREWAVDLIKHQIRVNAIIIAESWTPAYDNWIKTLENGEEKLKSIVKKIPLENRMTTPQEIADTCLFTISKRSSHTTGQFITVDGGYVHLDRSLLTE; this is translated from the coding sequence ATGGATTTAGGATTAAAAGGAAAAGTAGTTGTTATATCAGGAGCTGCAGGCATTGAAGGCAGTATTGGGGAAACCATTTTACAAAGACTAGCAGATGAAGGTGCCATACCTGCCATTATAGATAGAAATGCCAGAGGTTTTGGTTATGCTGAAAAATTACAAAAAAGAGGTATTGATGCCCTATTTTGTCAGACCGATGTTACCAATCCCGATCAAGTTAAAAATGCCATGGATACTATTTCGGAAAAATATGGTAAAATAGATATCGTAATTAATAATGTAGGAGTAAATGATGGTGCTGGACTAGATGCTTCATACGAAGATTTTATGAACTCATTAAAGCTTAACATGGTAAGCTATTTTTTAGTCGTAAAACATGCTTTGCCTCTATTAAAAAAATCGAAAGGAAACATTCTCAACATAGGGTCTAAGGTTGGGCTAACAGGACAAGGTGGAACATCTGGTTATGCCGCATCTAAAGGCGGTGTACTAGGGTTAACTCGCGAATGGGCTGTAGATTTAATTAAACATCAAATTAGAGTTAATGCCATTATTATTGCAGAAAGCTGGACTCCGGCTTACGATAATTGGATAAAAACACTTGAAAATGGTGAAGAAAAATTAAAATCAATCGTCAAAAAAATTCCTTTAGAAAATAGAATGACAACTCCACAAGAAATTGCAGATACTTGTTTGTTTACAATTTCTAAAAGATCATCACATACTACTGGGCAATTTATAACCGTTGATGGCGGATATGTTCATTTAGATCGGTCTTTATTAACAGAATAA
- the fucP gene encoding L-fucose:H+ symporter permease, with product MSKLKNIPVVPKELLVPFIAATSIFALWGFANDLTNPMVAAFKKVMILSNKEAYNVQFAFYFGYGVMAIPAALFIRKFSYKSGILLGLALYAIGAVLFYPAALEGSYTYFLISLFVITCGLGFLETTSNPLILSMGDPSTATQRLNLAQSFNPIGSLTGMMIAKFVVLDRILSADYDDSSEIVALGAEKAAEIKAYDLDIISTPYIAVGLFVALVFFIILKTKIPSMAMGESLSIKESVNRIFKSKTYLAGVIAQMFYVGAQIMCWTAIFQLVEYINEGSNEADKIDGTFWNIAAMILFVSTRFVGTALMKKINPAKMLTYFAIAGAALCLGVIMTTGLTSLICLVLVSVFMSIMFPTIYGLALKDMGEEVKLASSGLIMAIVGGAFLPKIQAAIMDFGDTINGEEVFGDIVSGGITEIHFSFILPMICLLFVALYGIYAYRATKTS from the coding sequence ATGAGCAAACTTAAGAATATACCCGTGGTTCCAAAAGAGCTATTGGTTCCATTTATAGCAGCAACCTCAATCTTTGCACTTTGGGGATTTGCAAACGATTTAACCAACCCGATGGTCGCTGCTTTTAAAAAGGTTATGATTCTTTCTAATAAAGAAGCCTATAATGTACAATTTGCATTTTATTTTGGCTATGGTGTCATGGCTATTCCAGCCGCTCTTTTTATAAGAAAGTTTAGCTATAAATCTGGTATTTTACTTGGTCTTGCACTATATGCCATTGGGGCCGTACTTTTCTACCCAGCGGCACTTGAAGGAAGTTATACATATTTTTTAATTTCTCTTTTTGTTATTACATGTGGACTTGGGTTTCTTGAAACGACATCCAATCCTCTTATATTATCAATGGGAGATCCATCAACTGCTACACAACGATTAAATCTTGCTCAATCCTTTAACCCTATAGGGTCACTAACAGGAATGATGATTGCAAAGTTTGTAGTACTTGACAGAATTTTATCGGCAGATTATGACGATAGTTCAGAAATTGTTGCCCTTGGTGCTGAGAAAGCCGCCGAAATAAAGGCATATGATTTAGATATTATTAGTACGCCTTATATAGCCGTAGGTCTATTTGTTGCTTTGGTTTTCTTTATAATTTTGAAAACTAAAATACCTTCAATGGCTATGGGAGAAAGCTTATCTATTAAAGAATCTGTTAATAGAATTTTTAAAAGTAAAACCTATCTAGCCGGAGTTATTGCTCAAATGTTTTATGTTGGTGCGCAAATCATGTGCTGGACAGCAATTTTTCAATTAGTTGAATATATTAATGAAGGCTCGAATGAAGCTGACAAAATTGATGGTACTTTTTGGAATATTGCAGCTATGATTCTATTTGTATCAACAAGATTTGTAGGTACAGCTTTAATGAAAAAAATAAACCCGGCAAAAATGCTAACGTATTTTGCTATTGCTGGAGCTGCTTTATGTCTTGGAGTTATAATGACAACTGGATTAACAAGTTTAATTTGTTTAGTATTAGTTTCTGTTTTTATGTCTATTATGTTCCCAACCATTTATGGTCTGGCACTTAAGGATATGGGAGAAGAAGTAAAACTAGCGTCGTCTGGATTGATAATGGCTATAGTAGGAGGTGCTTTTTTACCTAAAATTCAAGCTGCCATAATGGATTTTGGAGATACAATAAATGGTGAAGAAGTTTTTGGTGATATTGTATCTGGTGGGATTACAGAAATTCATTTTTCATTCATACTACCAATGATATGCCTACTATTTGTAGCACTTTATGGAATTTACGCTTATAGAGCAACTAAAACATCTTAA
- a CDS encoding GntR family transcriptional regulator: protein MKNKLIFNIDINSDIPKYQQLINAINDALANNTILVGDMLPSVNSICKEYKLSRDTVFKSYTILKEQKVIDSVPNKGYYVANVTRKILLVLDTFKAYKEVLYHSFINNLPDNIITDVQFHHYNIENFKTILNNSKGKYYKYVVMGFDNKAISSVLDGFRNEKLLLIDWNIHSKVDNNYVCQNFGDAFFNALKDAQESFRKYKEIHFVYPKFTFHPIEAISHFERYCNDFQFKYKVVTDVKNFNIEKHIAYISVSDRFLGTFLEQCRSNDLEPGVDVGFLSYNETPMKKFIYKGISVISTNFEALGQKAAEFIYKDEPMQIYIPTNLILRESL from the coding sequence ATGAAAAATAAACTTATTTTTAACATTGATATTAATAGCGATATCCCTAAATACCAGCAATTAATCAATGCTATAAATGATGCCCTAGCAAACAACACCATACTTGTTGGAGACATGTTACCTTCTGTGAATAGTATTTGTAAAGAATATAAACTATCAAGAGATACTGTTTTTAAATCTTACACCATATTAAAAGAACAAAAAGTAATAGATTCTGTTCCAAATAAAGGGTATTATGTAGCAAATGTTACCAGAAAAATACTTTTAGTGTTAGATACATTTAAAGCCTATAAAGAGGTTTTATATCATTCTTTTATAAATAATTTACCAGATAATATTATAACAGATGTTCAATTTCATCATTACAATATCGAAAATTTCAAAACGATATTAAATAATAGTAAAGGAAAATATTACAAGTATGTTGTTATGGGGTTTGACAATAAAGCAATCTCCTCTGTTTTAGATGGCTTTAGAAACGAAAAACTACTTTTAATAGACTGGAATATACATTCTAAAGTGGACAACAATTATGTATGTCAAAATTTTGGTGATGCGTTTTTTAATGCATTAAAAGATGCTCAAGAGTCATTCAGAAAATATAAAGAGATTCATTTTGTATATCCAAAATTCACTTTTCATCCCATAGAAGCCATTTCTCATTTCGAGAGGTATTGTAACGACTTTCAATTTAAATATAAAGTCGTTACAGATGTAAAGAATTTCAATATTGAAAAACATATTGCTTATATAAGTGTTAGCGATCGTTTTTTAGGAACATTTTTAGAACAATGTCGTAGTAATGATTTGGAACCTGGAGTCGATGTAGGATTCTTATCATACAACGAAACCCCCATGAAAAAATTTATTTATAAAGGTATCTCTGTCATTTCAACCAACTTTGAAGCTTTAGGGCAAAAAGCAGCTGAATTCATTTATAAAG
- a CDS encoding tagaturonate reductase, whose protein sequence is MQELNRHTATVKTYTERIIQFGEGNFLRAFANWMIHEMNKKANFDAGVVAVQPIDQGLIKMLNDQDGLYTLYLNGIKNGQAISEHEIIDCIQRGINPYENYTEYLANAENPDLRFVISNTTEAGIAYNSNDRLEDAPQSSYPGKLTALLYKRFQTFGGASDKGMIVIPCELIDKNGDNLKRIILKYAADWNLGDAFVEWINEDNIFCNTLVDRIVPGYPRDKMDAITKELGYKDNLVVEGEQFHLWVIEGPASVKEEIPAEVCGLNIVFTDNMEPYRTRKVRILNGAHTTLVPVGYLYGIDKVRESLEDDVVGGFLKDAIFKEICPTLDLSKEELDQFSNDVLDRFRNPYLEHALISISLNSTSKYKTRVLPSVLEYIKRKNELPNRLLFSLASLIAFYRGYRENEAITLKDDQSALDFFASQWATGDIAGIAKATLSNTDFWGTDLTQFDGLLDTVTNHLENIMTNGMKQALRDL, encoded by the coding sequence AAACTGGATGATTCATGAAATGAATAAAAAAGCAAACTTTGATGCTGGTGTTGTAGCTGTACAACCTATTGATCAAGGTTTAATTAAAATGTTGAACGATCAAGATGGATTGTACACATTGTATCTGAATGGTATAAAAAATGGACAAGCCATTAGTGAACATGAAATTATCGATTGTATTCAAAGAGGTATCAATCCTTACGAAAACTACACGGAATATTTGGCAAATGCCGAAAATCCAGACTTACGTTTTGTAATTTCTAACACAACTGAGGCTGGCATTGCTTATAATTCCAACGATAGGTTAGAAGATGCACCACAATCCAGCTATCCTGGAAAATTAACAGCGTTATTATACAAAAGATTTCAAACTTTTGGTGGTGCTTCAGACAAAGGTATGATTGTAATTCCCTGTGAATTAATCGACAAAAACGGCGATAATCTAAAGCGAATTATTCTGAAATATGCTGCCGACTGGAATTTAGGTGATGCTTTTGTAGAATGGATTAATGAGGACAATATTTTCTGTAATACTCTAGTCGATAGAATTGTTCCTGGATATCCTAGAGATAAAATGGATGCCATTACTAAAGAATTAGGCTATAAAGACAATTTGGTTGTTGAAGGTGAGCAATTTCATTTATGGGTTATTGAAGGACCTGCTTCTGTAAAAGAAGAAATCCCTGCTGAAGTTTGTGGTTTAAATATTGTATTTACAGACAATATGGAACCCTACAGAACGCGTAAAGTAAGAATCTTAAACGGTGCACACACGACCTTGGTTCCTGTTGGATATTTATACGGTATTGATAAAGTACGTGAGTCTTTAGAAGATGATGTCGTTGGTGGTTTCTTAAAAGATGCTATTTTTAAGGAAATCTGCCCTACTTTAGACCTTTCTAAAGAAGAATTAGATCAATTTTCCAATGATGTATTAGATCGTTTTAGAAATCCTTATTTGGAGCATGCACTCATTAGTATTTCATTGAATTCAACTTCAAAATACAAAACAAGGGTGTTGCCTTCGGTGTTAGAATACATCAAAAGAAAAAATGAATTGCCAAATAGGTTATTGTTCTCACTAGCTTCTTTAATTGCCTTTTATAGGGGGTATAGAGAGAATGAGGCTATTACTTTAAAAGATGATCAATCTGCATTGGACTTCTTTGCTTCGCAATGGGCAACTGGAGACATCGCTGGAATAGCAAAAGCGACACTATCCAATACAGATTTTTGGGGAACCGATTTAACACAATTTGATGGGCTTCTAGATACAGTGACTAATCATCTAGAGAACATTATGACTAATGGTATGAAACAAGCGTTAAGGGATTTGTAA
- a CDS encoding hybrid sensor histidine kinase/response regulator transcription factor, producing MYSHLNKKLCFCLITYLFLFFSGIYDAGSQNGIYFDHITTDDGLSQSDINSIYQDDQGFMWFATHEGLNKYDGYNFTIYSPDSNNPNSINSNLIFSLAGDKDGNLWVGTTGKGVNHFDKSLEKFTHFLHEEGNGNSLVNNHISSIYVDNKNRLWVGTIDGLDLADLNRPLDSIKFEHFNLDHGRLMSVFGDNNVHSIFEDSKGQIWVGGSRGIYKLSRDQNGDTYFILINDWIGLPRIPVRDIDEDNHGRLLIGTTFGLYVLTKKGEARKAKNGHKAFINDILVEDDNIWVGTNKGLLLFDNSKSTKSPKFLNQFTYDPKNPNSISKNMVKSLEIDATGIIWAGTNGGGVNKFDPERKRFEHVKKTLNPKSLSYDKIRSIFEDSNGALWIGTEGGGLNMLPPGSNNYLEFVNFKTILNSYVTIEIERDNKKLLIMGAENTSGLHQLDITDPENIKESDIKISRPVQSSVFALLEDRYKNLWIGTYNGGVSRWLYDQSSDSYEEDFFSHDKKDSLGISSNIIRNIFEDSKGNIWFATGNGLCKLKPNQLTKKKPRFDVYKNIPSDSTSISHNYILELFESKDGNVWIGTLGGGLNKFIPSKDGSSDRFKSYKDVDGLPNNVIKGILDDDEGNLWLSTNKGLSKFDPVKEVFKNYDANDGLQNNEFQELARLKRKNGQLLFGGINGFNAFYPDEIRDNVVEAETIITDFSISNETVGIGEKINGRVILDKTISETKDIRLKYQENSFSFEFGALHYASPQKNQFAYMLEGFDKDWIYTTANKRFATYTNLRPNIYTLMVKASNNDGVWDSTPAEIKIEVIPPFWLTNYAYLFYSLVIIGFLLLFRRFTIIKTTKKHQLEIDHFEKEKAEELQRIKLEFFTNISHEFRTPITLIKGPLKYLQKNVGKLDKNVIQEQYRLIQKNSDYLLKLVNELLDFRKINQGKMRLVMRKSNITNFIREVCEPFQFLVQKKQISFSLTTSDEELEAWFDHDALEKIMSNLLSNAFKFTPEKGSIKVEIALSKDKGFINGYDEDDLSFVDIKVKDSGIGIEASKLPNIFERFYTDKDNSNPKGVGIGLSFTKDIVELHQGSIKVESQPNDGTTFIVRLPVEKKVYDDIPEISCKDASEVDFYVRTSETDSIAISINDELVDSNLSKARSKLPVLLIVDDNADIRSFIKRVLGEEYNIYEAENGKVGLELANKLMPNIIVTDIMMPIMDGIEFCEEIKTRKETSHIPVIMLTAKLSQETEIKGLKIGADGYIRKPFDVELLELKLSNILKFREELRKRFNRDISLQPQEVTVTSMDERFLKQAIEIVEKNMMNTDFNVEMLVREMGHSRSNLYLKFKEITGLSSSEFIRNIRLKRAVQLFEKSDFSVKEIMHMTGFNTASYFAKCFKKQFGVIPSEYVSQNLSNKADK from the coding sequence ATGTACTCTCATTTAAATAAAAAACTTTGTTTTTGCCTAATTACCTATTTATTTTTATTCTTTTCGGGAATCTATGATGCCGGTAGTCAGAACGGTATCTATTTTGACCATATAACAACTGATGATGGCTTGTCTCAAAGCGATATTAATAGTATTTATCAAGATGATCAAGGTTTTATGTGGTTTGCAACTCATGAGGGGCTTAATAAATACGATGGGTATAATTTCACTATTTATAGTCCAGACTCAAATAATCCTAATAGTATAAATAGTAATTTGATTTTTTCGCTTGCTGGTGATAAAGATGGGAATTTATGGGTAGGTACTACCGGTAAAGGGGTTAACCATTTTGATAAATCATTAGAAAAGTTTACTCATTTTTTACATGAAGAAGGTAACGGGAATAGCTTAGTAAATAATCATATAAGCTCTATTTATGTCGATAACAAGAACAGGTTATGGGTAGGCACCATAGATGGATTAGATTTAGCTGATCTTAACAGACCTTTAGATTCAATTAAGTTCGAACATTTTAATTTGGATCATGGAAGATTAATGTCTGTTTTTGGAGATAATAATGTGCATTCAATTTTTGAAGATAGTAAAGGTCAGATATGGGTAGGTGGTTCAAGAGGAATTTATAAATTATCCAGAGATCAAAACGGAGATACTTATTTTATATTAATAAATGACTGGATTGGTTTGCCAAGAATCCCTGTTCGTGATATAGATGAAGATAATCATGGCCGTTTATTAATTGGTACTACGTTTGGTTTATATGTGTTAACTAAAAAGGGCGAAGCACGTAAGGCGAAAAACGGCCATAAAGCTTTTATAAATGACATCCTTGTTGAAGATGATAATATTTGGGTTGGAACGAACAAGGGATTATTGCTCTTTGATAATTCTAAAAGTACTAAAAGTCCAAAATTTTTAAATCAATTTACATATGATCCAAAAAATCCAAACAGCATAAGTAAAAATATGGTGAAATCATTGGAAATAGATGCCACAGGAATTATATGGGCGGGTACCAATGGTGGAGGGGTTAACAAATTTGATCCTGAGAGAAAAAGGTTTGAGCATGTAAAGAAAACATTAAATCCTAAAAGCCTTAGTTATGATAAAATCAGATCTATTTTTGAGGATAGTAATGGTGCTCTATGGATAGGAACAGAAGGGGGCGGGTTAAATATGTTACCTCCAGGAAGTAATAACTATTTAGAGTTTGTGAACTTTAAAACGATATTAAACTCTTATGTAACTATTGAAATTGAAAGAGACAATAAAAAGTTATTGATAATGGGGGCAGAAAACACTTCTGGTCTACATCAATTAGATATCACGGATCCAGAAAATATAAAAGAGAGTGATATAAAGATTTCCCGACCGGTTCAATCGAGTGTTTTTGCATTATTAGAAGACCGTTATAAAAACCTTTGGATAGGAACTTATAATGGAGGAGTAAGTCGTTGGTTGTATGACCAGTCTAGCGATAGTTATGAAGAAGATTTCTTCTCTCATGATAAGAAAGATTCCTTAGGTATTTCGAGTAATATTATTAGAAATATTTTTGAAGATAGTAAGGGTAATATTTGGTTTGCTACTGGTAATGGGTTGTGTAAATTAAAACCGAATCAGTTAACCAAAAAAAAACCGAGGTTTGATGTTTATAAAAATATCCCTTCAGATAGTACCAGTATAAGTCATAATTATATACTGGAACTTTTTGAAAGCAAAGATGGAAATGTTTGGATTGGAACGCTAGGTGGCGGACTCAATAAATTTATTCCTTCTAAGGATGGTTCTTCGGATAGATTCAAGTCTTACAAGGATGTTGACGGGCTGCCAAATAATGTCATTAAAGGGATTTTAGATGATGACGAAGGTAATTTATGGTTATCTACAAATAAAGGACTTTCCAAGTTTGACCCTGTTAAAGAGGTATTTAAAAATTATGATGCTAATGATGGACTTCAAAATAATGAGTTTCAGGAATTAGCAAGATTAAAGCGTAAAAATGGACAATTATTATTTGGGGGTATAAACGGTTTTAATGCGTTTTACCCTGATGAGATTAGAGATAATGTTGTAGAAGCAGAAACCATAATTACGGATTTTTCTATTTCTAACGAAACTGTAGGTATTGGAGAAAAGATAAATGGTCGCGTTATTCTTGATAAAACGATAAGTGAAACAAAAGACATTAGGTTAAAATATCAAGAAAATAGCTTTTCTTTTGAATTTGGCGCTTTACATTATGCATCTCCACAGAAAAATCAGTTTGCTTATATGTTAGAAGGTTTTGATAAAGATTGGATTTATACAACTGCGAATAAACGTTTTGCTACGTATACCAATTTAAGACCTAATATCTATACTTTAATGGTTAAGGCTTCAAATAATGATGGTGTTTGGGATTCGACACCAGCAGAAATAAAAATAGAAGTGATTCCTCCGTTCTGGCTAACGAATTATGCTTATTTATTTTACAGTCTGGTCATTATTGGGTTCTTATTGCTTTTTAGAAGGTTTACAATAATTAAAACTACTAAAAAACATCAATTAGAAATCGATCATTTTGAAAAAGAAAAAGCAGAAGAATTACAAAGGATTAAATTAGAATTCTTTACAAACATATCTCACGAATTTAGAACACCAATTACGTTAATTAAAGGGCCTTTAAAGTACTTACAAAAAAATGTAGGGAAACTAGATAAAAACGTCATCCAGGAACAATATAGGCTTATTCAAAAGAACAGTGATTATTTATTGAAGTTGGTTAATGAGTTATTGGATTTTAGAAAAATCAATCAAGGAAAAATGAGGTTGGTTATGCGTAAAAGTAACATTACTAACTTTATAAGAGAAGTATGCGAGCCATTTCAATTTTTGGTTCAGAAAAAACAAATATCGTTTAGTTTAACAACATCTGATGAGGAATTAGAGGCATGGTTTGACCATGATGCTTTGGAAAAAATAATGAGTAATCTTTTATCTAACGCATTTAAATTTACCCCAGAAAAAGGCAGTATAAAGGTAGAGATAGCCTTGAGTAAAGATAAAGGTTTTATTAATGGATACGATGAGGATGATTTAAGTTTTGTTGATATAAAGGTTAAAGATTCCGGTATAGGAATTGAAGCGAGTAAATTGCCTAATATTTTTGAAAGGTTTTATACCGATAAAGATAATTCTAATCCAAAAGGTGTTGGAATTGGTCTTTCTTTTACAAAGGATATTGTTGAGTTACATCAAGGAAGTATAAAAGTAGAGAGTCAGCCTAATGATGGTACGACATTTATTGTTAGATTACCTGTAGAAAAGAAGGTTTATGATGATATTCCCGAGATTAGCTGTAAAGATGCATCCGAGGTTGATTTTTATGTTCGTACTTCAGAAACCGATTCTATTGCGATCAGTATTAATGATGAACTAGTTGATAGTAATTTATCTAAAGCGAGGTCTAAATTACCTGTATTGCTTATTGTAGATGATAATGCAGACATTAGAAGTTTTATTAAAAGAGTTCTTGGTGAAGAGTACAATATTTATGAAGCCGAAAATGGAAAAGTAGGTTTAGAGCTGGCTAATAAATTAATGCCAAATATTATTGTTACGGATATTATGATGCCAATAATGGATGGTATTGAGTTTTGTGAAGAAATAAAAACTAGAAAGGAAACCAGTCATATTCCAGTTATTATGTTAACGGCTAAACTATCTCAAGAAACAGAAATAAAAGGATTGAAAATAGGCGCTGATGGGTATATTAGGAAACCTTTTGATGTAGAGTTGTTAGAATTAAAATTGAGTAATATTTTAAAATTCCGCGAGGAGTTAAGAAAACGTTTTAATCGTGATATATCATTACAACCTCAAGAGGTAACAGTAACGTCTATGGATGAGAGGTTTTTGAAACAAGCCATAGAAATTGTTGAAAAAAATATGATGAATACTGATTTTAATGTAGAAATGTTGGTGAGAGAGATGGGACATAGCCGTAGTAATTTGTATTTGAAGTTTAAAGAGATAACCGGATTATCTTCGAGTGAATTTATTCGAAATATTCGTTTAAAAAGAGCTGTTCAGCTTTTCGAAAAAAGTGATTTTTCAGTTAAAGAAATTATGCATATGACTGGATTTAATACGGCTTCATACTTTGCAAAATGTTTCAAAAAACAGTTTGGAGTTATACCTAGCGAATATGTTAGCCAAAATTTAAGTAACAAGGCCGATAAATAA
- a CDS encoding amidohydrolase family protein, producing the protein MIIDSHQHFWNYEPVKHEWIDDSMSVIRKDFIPGDLKEVYAENGIDGCVAVQADQTLVETDFLLDLASKNDFIKGVVGWIDLRADNLETVLETYKAYEKLKGFRHVVQGEKDSNFLLRSNFLRGISILEKHNYTYDILVFPHQLGAVLEFVKRFPNQKFVIDHIAKPYIKDGFYDGWAVLMKEIGKHKNVYCKLSGMITEADFNTWTPAQIHPYMNLILEVFGTERIMFGSDWPVCLVAGNYKRVKALITEFIAKMSITEQNAIMGNNAIKFYSLK; encoded by the coding sequence ATGATCATAGATTCTCATCAGCATTTTTGGAATTATGAACCAGTGAAACACGAATGGATTGACGATAGCATGTCTGTAATTCGTAAAGATTTTATACCTGGTGATTTGAAAGAAGTATACGCTGAGAATGGTATTGATGGTTGTGTTGCCGTACAAGCAGATCAAACACTCGTTGAAACTGATTTCTTATTAGATTTAGCTTCTAAAAATGATTTTATTAAAGGTGTTGTTGGTTGGATTGATTTAAGGGCAGATAATCTGGAAACCGTTTTAGAGACATACAAAGCGTACGAAAAACTAAAAGGCTTTCGACACGTAGTGCAAGGTGAAAAAGATTCAAACTTTTTATTACGTTCTAATTTTTTAAGAGGAATTTCAATTTTAGAAAAACACAACTATACGTATGATATTTTGGTGTTCCCTCATCAATTAGGAGCTGTTTTAGAGTTTGTAAAACGATTTCCTAATCAGAAATTTGTTATTGATCACATAGCAAAACCCTACATAAAAGATGGTTTTTATGACGGGTGGGCTGTCTTAATGAAAGAAATTGGAAAACATAAAAATGTATATTGTAAATTATCTGGAATGATTACAGAAGCCGATTTTAATACATGGACACCTGCACAAATACATCCCTATATGAATTTAATTTTGGAAGTTTTTGGAACTGAAAGAATTATGTTTGGGTCAGATTGGCCTGTTTGTTTAGTAGCAGGAAATTACAAAAGAGTAAAAGCATTAATAACGGAATTTATAGCAAAAATGAGTATTACAGAACAAAATGCCATTATGGGAAATAATGCTATTAAATTTTATAGTTTAAAATAA
- a CDS encoding L-rhamnose mutarotase, producing MRTKRFCYSCDLKDNPKLIAEYKAYHAAGNAWPEITKSIKDAGIVDMEIYLTGNRMFMIMEVDETFDPVKKSKMDANNPKVQEWESLMWNYQQELPWAKDGEKWIALEKVFKLGD from the coding sequence ATGCGTACTAAAAGATTTTGTTATTCATGTGATTTAAAGGATAACCCCAAACTTATAGCTGAATACAAAGCATACCATGCAGCAGGAAATGCATGGCCAGAAATAACAAAAAGCATAAAGGATGCGGGTATTGTTGATATGGAAATTTACTTAACAGGAAACAGAATGTTTATGATTATGGAAGTTGATGAAACTTTTGATCCTGTTAAGAAATCTAAAATGGATGCTAACAACCCAAAAGTACAAGAATGGGAAAGTCTCATGTGGAATTACCAACAAGAACTACCTTGGGCAAAAGATGGAGAAAAATGGATTGCCCTAGAAAAGGTATTTAAATTGGGGGATTAA